In Leptospira bouyouniensis, the following proteins share a genomic window:
- a CDS encoding ATP-binding protein, which translates to MKLKIENFGIFSSKEFPIQKITVFTGPNESGKTTILDAFVSALVKVTGTKKYGKLLNERYQENRNSDLGIEKQNLAPNLFLNSLVIREGNMEVGSDSELTSVIEQSIFDSGYNPNHLKEMAEQQVSKTGVRKVAKDWNLTLSELDAAKRKLDESERNLNQISNQFAELPIWELDRQNKKVEIENFVSEKIKLQKQFEELKQKEQHAEADRVYHQILQWEMLSLEKKNDSKFLQNDSEKQTKQLEESIRSSNQKIVSTKERIGELEERKTASKLNLSSLESKFLKLESYFPFFETWKEGLRKFQEDFPVIPRTIWNPLYRSLAIISFFITLITMIVILFSDLGSWFYIPLGLFFGLSLFFGMKMKETILEKDESKWNEMIRRIASEMETKTLGEWKPDSLHLDSLFLSFQRYEREYTKLKFELQNLADMVSKFDAELQIHENQFKKEKDILEVKEKELSSLFQKLGVNSLTELSESLVQIRLKTDKIKTIEDTLNLEVKKWETEGIESLKLKLKDKMSDWEKNGIGKQFQPEDRTTKQRIENRIGELSESIRSLEVKIIDLEKKLDTGKAVLESQMVPGQKEWENAKKNLESKEIKKVELEKNFQAFEILIDIFAEMQAESTDKMSSLVRSLQERMDSIKGTLPSKQIQWNGFSDEIQVTTDPREGQFSFSQLSTGTKEQISFVLRLEYAFRIGNQFNIPYLLLDEPFRHMDVARRDVALEYTLQCILNADNDWHVVFFSFDEDLVSKIKILAEKLNLPCQINTLVKPVS; encoded by the coding sequence ATGAAGTTAAAAATTGAAAACTTTGGAATTTTTAGCTCAAAAGAATTTCCCATTCAAAAAATCACCGTATTTACAGGGCCAAACGAATCAGGAAAAACTACCATTTTGGATGCCTTTGTTTCTGCTCTTGTAAAAGTCACTGGTACAAAAAAGTACGGAAAACTATTAAATGAAAGATACCAAGAAAATAGAAATTCAGATTTGGGGATCGAAAAACAAAATTTAGCACCGAATTTATTTTTAAATTCATTAGTGATTCGTGAAGGGAATATGGAAGTTGGTTCAGATAGTGAACTGACATCGGTCATTGAACAATCAATCTTTGACAGTGGTTACAATCCAAACCACCTAAAGGAAATGGCAGAACAACAAGTTTCAAAAACTGGTGTGCGAAAGGTGGCAAAGGATTGGAATTTGACCTTATCTGAGTTAGATGCCGCCAAACGAAAACTCGATGAATCAGAAAGAAACTTAAATCAAATTTCAAACCAATTTGCTGAACTTCCTATTTGGGAATTGGATAGGCAAAACAAAAAAGTTGAAATTGAAAATTTTGTATCTGAAAAAATCAAACTACAAAAACAATTCGAAGAGTTAAAACAAAAAGAACAACATGCAGAAGCAGATCGAGTTTATCATCAGATTTTACAATGGGAGATGTTGTCCCTAGAGAAAAAAAACGATTCAAAATTTTTACAAAATGATTCTGAAAAACAAACAAAACAACTCGAAGAATCCATTCGGTCTAGTAATCAAAAAATTGTTTCGACAAAAGAAAGGATAGGAGAATTAGAAGAAAGGAAAACTGCTTCTAAATTGAATTTGTCTAGTTTAGAATCTAAATTCCTAAAACTAGAATCATACTTTCCATTTTTTGAAACTTGGAAAGAAGGTTTGCGTAAATTCCAGGAGGATTTCCCTGTCATACCACGAACCATTTGGAATCCGTTATACAGAAGTTTGGCGATTATATCGTTTTTTATAACTCTTATCACAATGATTGTGATACTTTTTTCTGATTTAGGGTCTTGGTTTTATATTCCACTTGGTTTATTTTTTGGATTATCATTGTTTTTTGGTATGAAGATGAAAGAAACGATACTGGAAAAGGATGAATCCAAATGGAATGAAATGATCCGTCGAATCGCCAGTGAAATGGAAACCAAAACATTAGGAGAATGGAAACCTGATTCTCTTCATTTGGATTCTTTGTTTTTATCATTCCAAAGGTATGAAAGAGAATACACAAAACTGAAATTTGAATTACAGAATTTAGCAGACATGGTATCCAAATTCGATGCGGAATTACAAATCCACGAAAACCAATTCAAAAAAGAAAAAGATATTTTGGAAGTAAAGGAAAAAGAACTTTCCTCCCTCTTTCAAAAATTAGGTGTGAACTCATTAACAGAACTCAGTGAATCATTGGTTCAAATCCGTTTGAAAACGGATAAAATCAAAACTATAGAAGACACACTTAACCTGGAAGTTAAAAAATGGGAAACTGAAGGGATCGAATCACTCAAACTCAAACTAAAAGATAAAATGAGTGATTGGGAGAAAAATGGAATTGGTAAACAATTCCAACCAGAAGACCGAACCACCAAACAACGAATCGAAAATCGTATTGGAGAACTATCCGAATCGATTCGTAGTTTGGAAGTTAAGATTATTGATCTAGAAAAAAAATTGGATACTGGGAAAGCCGTATTAGAATCCCAAATGGTTCCCGGCCAAAAAGAATGGGAAAACGCTAAAAAAAATCTAGAGTCCAAAGAAATAAAGAAAGTTGAGTTGGAAAAAAATTTCCAAGCCTTTGAAATTCTCATCGATATTTTTGCCGAGATGCAAGCTGAGAGTACAGATAAAATGTCTTCATTAGTTCGTTCCCTTCAAGAGAGAATGGATTCTATCAAAGGTACATTACCATCAAAACAAATTCAATGGAATGGTTTTTCAGATGAAATACAAGTCACAACTGATCCGAGAGAAGGACAATTTTCGTTTAGTCAATTGTCAACGGGAACGAAAGAACAAATTTCTTTTGTATTAAGATTGGAATATGCGTTTCGGATTGGAAATCAGTTCAATATCCCTTATTTATTGTTAGATGAGCCATTTAGACATATGGATGTGGCAAGAAGAGATGTAGCTTTGGAATACACATTACAATGCATTTTGAACGCAGATAATGATTGGCATGTTGTATTTTTTAGTTTTGATGAGGATTTGGTTTCAAAAATCAAAATATTGGCAGAAAAGTTAAACCTTCCCTGCCAAATCAATACGCTAGTTAAACCAGTTTCTTAG
- the tpx gene encoding thiol peroxidase — protein MAQVTLKGNPVPLEGSIPKPGDKAPDFRVAKQDLSDITLKDLAGKVKILVAVPSLDTPVCAIETKKFNEKVAKENGITTLIVSGDLPFAMKRFCTTEGINSDNLITGSQFKDFSFSKNYGTHISGGPLAGLSARAVFVVDKDDVVRYSELVPEIGSEPNYDTVLAEAKKLV, from the coding sequence ATGGCACAAGTAACACTCAAAGGAAACCCAGTTCCTCTCGAAGGATCGATCCCAAAACCAGGAGACAAAGCACCTGATTTTAGGGTCGCCAAACAAGATTTAAGTGATATTACATTAAAAGATTTAGCAGGAAAGGTAAAAATCCTTGTGGCGGTTCCAAGCCTCGACACTCCCGTTTGTGCCATTGAAACCAAAAAATTCAATGAAAAAGTCGCAAAGGAAAATGGAATCACAACGCTCATCGTCTCAGGTGATTTACCATTTGCGATGAAACGATTTTGTACAACAGAAGGGATTAACTCTGATAATCTCATCACAGGTTCTCAGTTCAAAGACTTTTCTTTTTCCAAAAACTATGGAACTCATATCTCTGGAGGACCACTCGCTGGACTTTCCGCAAGAGCTGTGTTTGTCGTGGATAAAGATGACGTCGTACGATATTCAGAGTTAGTTCCAGAAATTGGAAGTGAACCAAACTATGATACCGTACTAGCTGAAGCTAAGAAACTGGTTTAA
- a CDS encoding LBF_2804 family protein yields the protein MSTDRYKPGILEQWGRRVLISLRTNAKQERQKPVSFSQTSRKILFHGWFWSFWIGFFPSITFVYLSLYLPAFSFSSFPSLSYQGLFGFLSLLTIVTVLEFYLLFRLGFYLSYQMAKAADVELADEPELITPIPGMMARLVLEIPDPRIRLYGIDPYKHLNERALFFRTILYKSKVFLSNIIAKLLLKVILGRTSLRFLIEYISGPITGLWDSVTTYLILFELRKRIITRKLADSILHQIKSEDRNPKLIESVLRSVALSIVYTKTFHPNFEYLLFGLLSLLKNKEHLQNLDDWESFVGSFLLLNEKEKKWPISVFAICSSFDGKLNEEELHAFSELTHLSPATILTQVRHLSETIQKGELAESFLWMEKILPQERNT from the coding sequence ATGAGTACAGATCGTTACAAACCGGGAATTTTAGAGCAATGGGGACGCCGTGTCCTCATTTCCTTGCGTACAAACGCGAAACAAGAAAGACAAAAACCTGTCAGCTTTTCCCAAACTTCCAGAAAAATCCTTTTCCATGGTTGGTTTTGGTCTTTTTGGATTGGTTTTTTTCCTTCCATCACCTTTGTGTATCTTTCCCTTTATTTACCAGCTTTTTCATTTAGTTCGTTTCCTTCCTTATCCTACCAAGGTTTGTTTGGGTTTCTTTCTCTGCTAACAATTGTTACTGTACTGGAATTTTACTTACTATTTCGATTGGGGTTTTATTTGTCGTATCAAATGGCAAAGGCTGCCGATGTGGAACTGGCTGACGAACCAGAACTCATCACACCAATCCCTGGTATGATGGCAAGACTAGTCTTGGAAATCCCCGACCCAAGGATCCGTTTGTATGGAATTGATCCGTATAAACATTTAAATGAGAGGGCATTATTTTTTAGGACCATACTTTATAAAAGTAAGGTATTTTTGTCAAATATTATCGCAAAACTTTTGTTAAAGGTAATTTTGGGAAGGACAAGTTTACGTTTTTTGATTGAATACATTTCAGGACCCATTACAGGTTTATGGGATAGTGTTACAACCTATCTTATACTATTTGAACTCAGAAAACGAATCATCACAAGAAAACTTGCAGATTCAATATTACATCAAATCAAATCAGAAGATAGAAATCCAAAACTAATTGAATCTGTGCTTCGGTCGGTTGCACTTTCGATTGTGTATACCAAAACCTTCCATCCAAATTTTGAATATTTACTCTTCGGTTTACTTAGCCTTTTGAAAAATAAAGAACACCTACAAAACTTGGATGATTGGGAATCATTTGTAGGATCCTTTTTACTGTTAAATGAAAAGGAAAAAAAATGGCCGATTTCTGTATTTGCAATCTGTTCTTCCTTTGATGGAAAATTGAACGAAGAAGAATTACATGCTTTTAGCGAGCTCACCCACCTATCTCCAGCTACCATTCTTACCCAGGTAAGACATTTAAGCGAAACCATCCAAAAGGGAGAACTGGCAGAATCTTTCCTTTGGATGGAAAAAATCCTTCCACAAGAAAGAAACACTTAA
- a CDS encoding acyl-CoA desaturase: MTTQAEFKVKNPIDWVTTIFLLTSPLVGIFGTLYVYLYDTIHLGTWALFLFYFFATGMGITVGYHRLFSHKAYEAKAPIKLLLLLFGAAAFQSTALEWSEDHRIHHKFVDTDKDPYSIKKGFWYAHIGWLFRKRNYVQHGVQDLVNDPLVLWQHKHFYTISIFMCFILPGLITMLWGSFLEGFFVAGFLRLFVVHQFTFFINSACHVWGERTFSKEQTARDNWIIAFFTFGEGYHNFHHEFQMDYRNGIRWYDYDPSKWMIKFLSYFGLTYNLKKVSEEKILQKTMFIKEKETIRLYANLGEEKLKSWSEQLAHLRETAIAEFQKWSKAKQTANETEAGVSKQKFESTKENWEKLLSRPLYY; encoded by the coding sequence ATGACGACACAAGCTGAATTCAAAGTCAAAAACCCAATAGATTGGGTCACGACCATATTTTTACTCACTTCCCCACTCGTTGGTATTTTCGGAACTTTGTATGTTTACCTTTACGATACAATCCACTTAGGCACTTGGGCTCTCTTTTTGTTTTATTTTTTTGCAACCGGAATGGGGATTACTGTAGGTTACCATAGACTATTTTCTCATAAAGCCTATGAAGCAAAAGCTCCCATCAAACTTTTGTTATTGTTGTTTGGTGCTGCTGCTTTCCAATCCACAGCACTTGAATGGAGTGAAGACCATAGAATCCACCATAAATTTGTAGATACAGATAAAGATCCATATTCTATCAAAAAAGGATTTTGGTATGCACATATTGGTTGGTTGTTTCGTAAACGTAACTATGTCCAACATGGTGTCCAAGATTTAGTAAATGATCCTTTGGTACTTTGGCAACATAAACATTTTTATACAATTTCTATCTTTATGTGTTTTATCCTACCAGGACTCATCACAATGTTGTGGGGAAGTTTTTTAGAAGGATTCTTTGTTGCTGGTTTTTTACGATTATTCGTTGTCCATCAATTTACATTTTTTATCAATAGCGCATGCCATGTTTGGGGAGAAAGAACATTTTCCAAAGAACAAACTGCTCGTGACAACTGGATCATCGCATTTTTTACGTTTGGTGAGGGATACCATAACTTCCATCATGAATTCCAAATGGATTATCGCAACGGGATTCGATGGTATGATTATGATCCATCCAAATGGATGATCAAATTCCTTTCTTATTTTGGTCTTACCTATAACTTAAAAAAAGTTTCAGAAGAAAAAATCTTACAAAAGACAATGTTCATCAAAGAAAAAGAAACCATTCGTTTGTATGCAAATCTCGGGGAAGAAAAACTAAAATCTTGGTCCGAACAATTGGCACATTTAAGAGAAACTGCAATCGCTGAATTCCAAAAATGGTCAAAAGCAAAACAAACTGCAAATGAAACAGAAGCTGGAGTATCGAAACAGAAGTTTGAATCTACAAAAGAAAACTGGGAAAAACTTTTAAGTAGACCACTTTATTACTAA
- a CDS encoding sensor histidine kinase, producing MQIQVFFRNSIILLSSFGWFAIAYGLILFQVSYLFTVSVLMMGFITLSLFLFHLPKGQIVTEEKPKKRDELLQNLFALEKFKEELISFNDPDQISETISQFLASKIPAEFVQVYTWDEKEGQFRPRPFLESKNQKHSDLPSIPVFNPFLLWLSEREGIHIKENFINFVSSNHERIAKEALHFFSDTKSELVATLSIKSSLVGFILLGKHKEGKVYDLEEIEIILEILSVSLMSLSNSMIYQQLLNLTETLEAKVRERTKELEETQAHLVQSEKMASLGVMVAGIAHEINTPAAVINGAADNLDANLVFVLSHLGDITHLIQNPDFRSLYLDILFSFVKEDPTTKIDPKDKFKLKRETKLKFIQDGMPENDATDLATFLIDQHLMHMQEELLRIWKSGGKETFEMLKNTLSLQRNIKNIKYAIRNIVRIVKALKYYSHLGQNSYEVADLHEGLENTLVIMQNQIKHGVEIERNYGSIPPVRCNLDELNQVWTNLITNAIHAMKKTEHPKLIISSSRIGEEYVLVSFEDNGSGIPNEIKDKIWDPFFTTKDQGEGTGLGLGIVKGIIEKHKGRIEVESTPGRTLFMVYLPLVGPGDVPNLPKEIFREVRG from the coding sequence ATGCAAATACAAGTTTTCTTTCGTAATAGTATCATTCTACTTTCTTCTTTTGGTTGGTTTGCAATTGCTTACGGACTGATTTTATTTCAAGTTTCCTATTTATTCACAGTTTCTGTCTTAATGATGGGATTTATTACTTTATCACTCTTCCTTTTCCACCTTCCCAAAGGGCAAATCGTGACCGAAGAAAAACCCAAAAAAAGAGATGAATTATTACAAAACCTCTTTGCCCTTGAAAAGTTCAAAGAAGAACTCATATCGTTTAATGACCCTGACCAAATCAGCGAAACGATCAGCCAATTTTTAGCCTCAAAAATTCCTGCCGAGTTTGTACAAGTGTACACATGGGATGAAAAAGAAGGCCAATTCCGACCTAGGCCATTCCTCGAATCCAAAAACCAAAAACATTCTGACTTACCTTCGATCCCAGTGTTCAATCCATTTTTGTTATGGTTATCTGAAAGAGAAGGAATCCATATCAAAGAAAATTTTATCAATTTTGTGTCCTCCAATCATGAAAGAATCGCAAAAGAAGCCTTACATTTTTTTTCAGACACGAAATCGGAGTTAGTTGCTACACTTTCAATCAAATCTAGTTTAGTCGGATTTATTTTACTTGGAAAACACAAGGAAGGAAAAGTTTACGACTTAGAAGAAATTGAAATCATATTAGAAATTCTGTCGGTTTCTCTCATGTCACTTTCCAATTCCATGATTTACCAACAGTTATTAAATTTAACTGAAACACTTGAAGCAAAAGTGAGAGAACGTACCAAGGAATTGGAAGAAACACAAGCCCATCTGGTTCAATCCGAAAAAATGGCATCACTTGGGGTGATGGTAGCAGGGATTGCTCACGAAATCAATACACCAGCAGCAGTCATCAACGGTGCAGCTGATAATTTGGATGCCAATTTAGTTTTCGTATTATCTCACTTAGGTGACATCACTCACCTCATCCAAAATCCAGATTTTCGATCTCTTTATTTGGATATTTTATTTAGTTTTGTAAAAGAAGATCCAACGACAAAAATCGATCCCAAAGACAAATTTAAATTAAAACGAGAAACAAAACTAAAATTCATCCAAGATGGTATGCCAGAAAATGATGCCACCGATCTTGCTACTTTTCTCATAGACCAACATTTGATGCATATGCAAGAAGAACTCTTAAGGATCTGGAAATCTGGTGGAAAAGAAACATTTGAGATGTTAAAAAATACATTAAGTTTACAACGAAATATAAAAAATATCAAATATGCGATTCGTAATATCGTTAGAATTGTAAAGGCTTTGAAATACTACTCCCACTTAGGTCAAAATTCATATGAAGTTGCTGACCTTCATGAAGGGTTAGAGAATACATTGGTCATCATGCAAAACCAAATCAAACATGGTGTGGAAATTGAACGTAATTATGGTAGCATTCCACCTGTTCGTTGTAATTTGGATGAACTAAACCAAGTTTGGACAAACCTGATCACAAATGCTATCCATGCGATGAAAAAAACTGAACATCCAAAACTTATCATTTCCTCAAGTAGGATTGGAGAGGAATATGTGCTGGTTAGTTTTGAAGACAATGGATCGGGTATCCCCAATGAAATTAAGGATAAAATTTGGGATCCGTTTTTTACAACAAAAGACCAAGGTGAGGGAACTGGGCTTGGACTTGGGATCGTAAAAGGGATCATCGAAAAACATAAAGGTAGGATCGAAGTAGAATCTACACCTGGTCGAACTTTATTTATGGTGTACTTACCGTTAGTTGGTCCAGGTGATGTACCAAATCTCCCTAAAGAAATATTTAGGGAGGTAAGAGGATAA
- the rsgA gene encoding ribosome small subunit-dependent GTPase A, translating into MGKELFTIARIFGAYYEIYSEETSYARAVLKGKLRLKNSNERHPFVVGDLVRAEKSSGEEWVISERLERKNYLTRKSDKGDSHVLCANLDQVAILASCKDPETKPGFIDRLLAASYQTDIPPLIIFTKKDLVDEEEIEDRETYYSQLGYDVMSVSLLSEESILPLWEKIKGKRTFLCGNSGVGKSTLMNHLHKKTVQRTNLVSGSTKKGKHTTTNSFALFLEGNTVLIDSPGVKEWGILHLSPIELWESFPELRKVRETCQEIYCCELGSECPMRKCMNESMDETRRKSLESMIESLENPYRVTRRDHWTKAVTKRY; encoded by the coding sequence TTGGGTAAAGAACTATTTACAATCGCTCGTATCTTCGGTGCTTATTACGAGATTTATTCGGAAGAGACATCGTATGCCAGGGCTGTACTCAAAGGCAAACTCCGCCTTAAAAATTCAAACGAACGCCATCCGTTTGTGGTGGGTGATCTTGTTCGTGCGGAAAAATCTTCTGGAGAAGAGTGGGTCATTTCAGAACGTTTGGAGCGAAAAAATTATCTCACTCGTAAAAGTGACAAAGGCGACAGTCATGTGTTATGTGCAAACCTTGACCAAGTTGCCATTCTTGCCTCTTGTAAAGACCCAGAAACCAAACCTGGATTTATTGACCGGTTGCTTGCTGCTTCCTACCAGACAGATATTCCTCCCCTTATCATCTTTACCAAAAAAGATTTGGTAGACGAAGAGGAAATCGAAGACAGGGAAACCTACTATAGTCAGTTAGGTTATGATGTCATGAGTGTATCTCTCCTCTCAGAAGAATCTATCCTACCACTTTGGGAAAAAATTAAAGGCAAACGTACCTTTCTTTGCGGAAATTCCGGTGTTGGAAAATCCACTTTGATGAACCACCTTCACAAAAAAACGGTGCAAAGGACAAATTTAGTCAGTGGATCAACAAAAAAAGGAAAACATACCACTACCAATTCATTTGCACTTTTTTTAGAAGGAAATACGGTCCTAATCGATTCCCCAGGGGTCAAAGAATGGGGCATCCTCCATCTGTCTCCCATTGAACTTTGGGAAAGTTTTCCCGAATTGAGAAAAGTTAGGGAAACATGTCAGGAAATTTATTGCTGTGAACTCGGTTCTGAATGTCCAATGCGTAAATGTATGAACGAATCTATGGATGAAACCCGTAGAAAGAGCCTTGAATCCATGATCGAAAGTTTGGAGAATCCTTACCGGGTCACCCGCAGGGACCATTGGACAAAAGCAGTCACAAAAAGATATTAG
- a CDS encoding FecR family protein: MKRTIIQKLSVLGFVAIFAMFAAACQKDSKETVTTVTDKNQPASNVVIAFVKGDVVVLRENGQIKPSLGDTLTSQDTIVTGQNGSVELLVGEDGVLKLNKNTSLSVSQAFAANDGSRETEVNMQYGKLVTVLRKERKTESFSVVTPTSIAGVRGTIFLTNVENPSAKGGNVACGSSNCVVKYTVLDGAVAIRKSNSDNEIVVDKQKSAEVSTDTKLSDKMIKPMDKQSLGEMKEMLVFENTKMLQFESLANELKSNNEELQKMNLGSSVEELEKAAKTREITKSKSDEVITTAKSIEDSKYIKKDVQKDSLKLAPKESFDKTK; the protein is encoded by the coding sequence ATGAAACGTACAATCATACAAAAATTGTCGGTTTTGGGATTTGTGGCGATTTTTGCCATGTTTGCCGCAGCTTGCCAAAAAGACTCAAAAGAGACTGTAACAACAGTTACAGATAAAAACCAACCAGCCAGTAATGTCGTCATCGCTTTCGTAAAAGGGGATGTGGTAGTTTTAAGAGAAAATGGTCAAATCAAACCAAGTTTAGGTGATACCTTAACTTCTCAAGATACAATTGTGACTGGTCAAAACGGATCGGTTGAACTTTTGGTGGGAGAAGATGGTGTTCTCAAACTCAACAAAAATACATCACTTAGCGTAAGCCAAGCGTTTGCCGCAAACGATGGATCACGTGAAACAGAAGTGAACATGCAATACGGAAAACTCGTGACTGTTCTTCGCAAAGAAAGAAAAACAGAATCGTTTAGTGTTGTGACTCCAACTTCCATCGCGGGTGTTCGTGGAACCATTTTCCTAACCAATGTAGAAAACCCTTCTGCTAAAGGTGGAAACGTAGCATGTGGATCTTCAAACTGTGTTGTAAAATACACTGTACTTGACGGAGCCGTTGCTATCCGTAAATCGAACTCTGATAATGAAATCGTAGTCGACAAACAAAAGTCAGCTGAAGTATCTACTGACACAAAACTTTCTGACAAAATGATCAAACCGATGGACAAACAATCCTTAGGTGAAATGAAAGAAATGTTAGTGTTTGAAAATACAAAAATGTTACAATTTGAGTCCCTTGCAAACGAACTCAAGTCTAACAACGAAGAACTTCAAAAGATGAACCTTGGTTCTTCTGTAGAGGAATTAGAGAAAGCTGCAAAAACACGTGAAATCACCAAATCAAAGTCAGACGAAGTGATCACAACAGCAAAATCAATTGAAGATTCTAAATACATTAAAAAAGATGTGCAAAAAGATTCACTAAAATTAGCTCCAAAAGAGAGTTTTGATAAGACGAAATGA
- a CDS encoding LIC10124 family lipoprotein — translation MRYVYLPVLCFLVGYCSSVTKIETLNRSFTKPKFVTPDLGESEPLPSGRDYRERLVNKPTPSFTLLWKQIPEGFSTSDLALIEEKILFPHSKLGVYQKSPPKPDAKFFESNDIDLVLELRLSKALERLTVDIQYKDPVLSQNFGKAVFVYQEEKEPKSKSIKSFDVFHGKKHLLPLTEFVPSYFLEISSPSNDDLRSYFTSSLQGKVSVFSTSPGTIIYLDGVEVGKAPLLNYSLINGKHTLSFAKPGKDQVKRNILIRAGKTTRVFQEWNDDISQGTVVVSSFPPGLDVVIAGQKKGKTQYAESGVPYGSYPIQFIRTTPDSHFEYAKAGIKIRPKQITSIALPISLEDGVGWESEEFWNLTSPSPNFSATFPGKLTFAKNKDLPKGWYGVYSEDLIPDYLEAELVLDLKKEYNGAVGLSIHDHNHNSILVYVDQTDFHIIKFSQNDLEAPVRSSFRWNKEDELKGRSIKFSTDLEKKMIRLYLGNKMVEEFPWSFETFWNLGVLTPHNAPLVGVPLRGLKIQYPDMVKFEQRFQK, via the coding sequence ATGAGATATGTTTATTTACCGGTCCTTTGTTTTTTAGTCGGTTATTGTTCTTCGGTCACAAAGATCGAAACACTCAATCGAAGTTTTACAAAACCTAAGTTTGTCACTCCAGATCTTGGAGAGTCTGAACCCCTTCCTTCGGGTAGAGATTACAGAGAACGACTGGTAAATAAACCCACCCCAAGTTTCACTCTCCTCTGGAAACAAATTCCAGAGGGGTTTTCTACTTCAGATTTAGCCCTCATTGAGGAAAAAATACTTTTTCCACACTCAAAATTAGGAGTGTACCAAAAATCACCGCCTAAACCCGATGCTAAATTTTTCGAGTCAAACGATATCGATTTAGTGTTGGAACTCAGATTGTCAAAAGCATTAGAACGTTTGACCGTAGATATCCAATACAAAGACCCAGTTCTCTCACAAAACTTCGGTAAGGCTGTTTTTGTATACCAAGAAGAAAAAGAGCCAAAGTCCAAATCCATAAAGTCATTTGATGTTTTTCATGGTAAAAAACACCTGCTTCCATTAACAGAGTTCGTACCTTCATACTTTTTAGAAATTTCCTCTCCATCTAACGATGATTTGCGGTCTTATTTTACTTCTTCCTTACAAGGTAAGGTGTCTGTTTTTTCAACATCCCCCGGAACGATCATATACCTCGACGGAGTGGAAGTGGGAAAGGCTCCCCTTTTAAATTATTCGCTAATCAATGGTAAACATACTTTATCTTTTGCCAAACCAGGTAAAGACCAAGTGAAACGAAACATTTTGATCCGTGCTGGAAAAACAACAAGAGTGTTCCAAGAATGGAATGATGATATTTCGCAAGGAACCGTTGTGGTATCTAGTTTCCCTCCAGGTTTAGATGTTGTGATTGCTGGTCAAAAAAAGGGAAAAACACAATATGCCGAATCCGGCGTACCTTATGGTAGTTATCCGATCCAATTCATTCGAACAACACCTGATTCCCATTTTGAATATGCAAAAGCTGGAATCAAAATCCGTCCAAAACAAATCACATCGATAGCCTTACCAATTTCCTTGGAAGATGGAGTTGGTTGGGAATCGGAAGAGTTTTGGAACCTCACTTCACCTTCACCTAACTTCTCTGCCACGTTCCCAGGGAAATTGACATTTGCAAAAAACAAGGACCTTCCCAAAGGATGGTATGGTGTGTATTCGGAAGATTTGATTCCTGATTATTTGGAAGCCGAACTTGTGTTAGACTTAAAAAAAGAGTATAACGGGGCGGTTGGGTTATCGATCCATGACCATAATCATAATTCAATTTTGGTTTATGTAGACCAAACCGATTTTCATATTATAAAATTTTCACAAAATGACTTAGAAGCTCCTGTTCGTTCTTCCTTTCGATGGAACAAAGAAGATGAGTTAAAAGGTCGAAGTATCAAGTTTTCAACTGATCTCGAGAAAAAAATGATCCGTTTATATTTGGGTAATAAGATGGTAGAAGAATTTCCATGGAGTTTTGAAACATTTTGGAATTTAGGTGTTCTTACTCCACATAATGCTCCTTTGGTGGGTGTTCCACTCAGAGGTTTAAAGATTCAATACCCAGATATGGTTAAGTTCGAACAAAGGTTCCAAAAATGA